One Columba livia isolate bColLiv1 breed racing homer unplaced genomic scaffold, bColLiv1.pat.W.v2 Scaffold_483, whole genome shotgun sequence genomic window, TTCAGGGGGGGGCGACAAGGAGAATTCCTCAGgttcggggggggggggggtttagGGCAGCAACGAGGAGGGGCGCATCTAGGGGCAAACCAAGGCGGGTCTTTGGGCGGGGGGGGGTGTATCTAGGGGCAAACCAAGGCGGGTTTCTGGGCGGGGGGGGCTGTGGGCGACCCTCCCGTGGGGTTTTCGCGGGGGGGGGGTCACTTCTTGGCGAAGGAGATCTTCATGGCGTTGCTCTGGGTGATTTTGAAGCCCTGCAGCGCGTCCCGCGCTGCCCCCCGCCTGCACCTCGCCGTCAAACTCCACGAACGCGATGTCGTGGCGCCCGGGCACCAACCGCACCTCCTTGAACCCCGGGAACCTGCGCGGGCGGTTGGGGGGCACGTCAGGGGACCCCCCTtaaccccccccccaaacctgagccccccccccaaacaaacactcACTGGTTGAAGAGCATGGAGAGCATCAGCTCGTTGGTCTCCTCAGGCAGGTTGGTCAGGAACAGGAtgtggtttggggggttttctGAGAGCTGGGGGGGGGGCAGAAAAAAAGGGGGTCAGTGCTGAGATGCCTTCCCCACaacccaacccccccccccatcccgcCCAAGCTCAATATTGGCATTTTTCGCCCCGATTTTGGTCACTCACCGTCTGCGCCGGCGGCAGCACCTGCTGGGGGGGCAGCCCAGGCGGCATCCCCGGGGGGGGGCAGCATGCCCGGGGGGGGCAGGTACGGGGGCTGCCCCCCCCACGTGCTGCAGCAGCCGCGGCGCCTGGGGCAGCGCGGCCATGCCCTGCAACGCCAAAACCGCAGCTTTTCAGCCCAGAATCACAGACGCTCACCCAAATCAGTGAGGTTCCACCCCCCCCAAATCGCAGCCGTGCACCCCAAATCACAGCCGTGCACCCCAAATCGCAGCTATTCATTCACCCCAAGTCACAGCTATTCACCCCAAATCACAGCTATCCATTCACCCAAATCACAGCTATTCACCCAAATCACAGCTATTCACCCCAAATCACAGCTATCCACCCCAAATCACAGCTATTCATTCACCCCAAATCACAGCTATTCACCCCAAATCACA contains:
- the LOC135578102 gene encoding LOW QUALITY PROTEIN: U1 small nuclear ribonucleoprotein A-like (The sequence of the model RefSeq protein was modified relative to this genomic sequence to represent the inferred CDS: deleted 1 base in 1 codon): MRGQAFVIFKELSSATSALRSMQGFPFYDKPMRIQYAKSDSDIVAKMKGTFVERDRKRDKKKPKGQEAAKKGSGGGGRRHGRAAPGAAAAAARGGGSPRTCPPRACCPPPGMPPGLPPQQVLPPAQTLSENPPNHILFLTNLPEETNELMLSMLFNQFPGFKEVRLVPGRHDIAFVEFDGEVQAGAARDALQGFKITQSNAMKISFAKK